One Tamandua tetradactyla isolate mTamTet1 chromosome 19, mTamTet1.pri, whole genome shotgun sequence genomic region harbors:
- the LOC143663043 gene encoding uncharacterized protein LOC143663043, with protein MKQTRQRKKSLSAPSLIGPQGRVTGTPHAPSPAILFLVPKFASHCPGFPAPAVFPESGVRHRGPRGPRAPGRAALPAGEVTGHSYPPGGGRWGQWTSGRGSCPETADLWAGGVREQRPSRTRGVGDSPKSGLGESGHSDPRTRGRPGIVTLRARTRDRPAYRIPWHPPREDLDLSSLL; from the exons ATGAAACAAACTcgacagagaaaaaaaagcctttcCGCCCCTTCCCTCATTGGACCACAGGGAAGAGTCACGGGCACCCCACACGCACCGTCTCCCGCAATCCTGTTCCTAGTTCCCAAGTTCGCGTCTCACTGCCCCGGGTTCCCAGCCCCTGCCGTGTTTCCTGAGTCGGGCGTCAGGCACCGCGGCCCTCGGGGACCACGGGCGCCGGGGAGAGCGGCCCTCCCGGCAGGGGAGGTGACCGGCCACAGTTACCCTCCAGGAGGGGGCCGTTGGGGACAGTGGACCTCTGGGCGGGGGAGCTGTCCGGAGACAGCGGACCTCTGGGCTGGGGGAGTCCGGGAACAGCGACCCTCCAGGACAAGGGGCGTCGGGGACAGCCCCAAGTCTGGGCTGGGGGAATCGGGGCACAGTGACCCTCGGACCAGGGGGCGTCCGGGGATAGTGACCCTCCGGGCCCGGACCCGAGATCGCCCGGCCTATCGCATCCCCTGGCACCCGCCACGAGAG GACTTGGATCTGTCTTCCCTGCTCTGA